The Lactuca sativa cultivar Salinas chromosome 2, Lsat_Salinas_v11, whole genome shotgun sequence genome includes the window CTTAATAAATGTTGTGTACATATTTACTTATAAAATAGAGTTTTTACTGTTCTTAATTTTTTGTGGATCTAATTTGAaccactcatatatatatatatatatatatatatatatatatatatatatatatatatatatatatatatatatatatatatatatatatatatatatatatatatatatatatatatatatatagggttagttattttgttttcactatctattatgtgcatgtCTGAtcgattctggaccaatcattttagttattttaataaagtaattaatgcatattacatgttgaagatataatgggtattaattacatcttcagcatttaatatgcattaattattttcttaaaataactaaaatgattggtccagaatcaggcatacatgcacacaatagttagtgaacctaactctctctctctctctctctctctctctctctctatatatatatatatatatatatatatatatatatatatatatatatatatatatatatatatatatcgttttaCATACTAGTGTACGCAAATTACTTGTAGTTCAACGGTTGGTGGTCCACctttatttcaattttttaaaGAGAAAACCTTATTAAAACTCAACATATTTTtatcaaagttttaaaaaaatcacTATATAATTTTTTTGTACGTTAAAacccttatatatttttttaatgtatgttaaaacccttatattttttaaaatatatcattTAAGCCATTGAGTTTGGTAAATTCTAAATAGTTAAAATTTTTATGTAATTGATTCACAATGTTTTGATTGTTACAActcattaaattaaaaaaatttcaaaaaaatatgAGGGTTTAAATGCACTACAAAAAATTatataatggttttttaatccttTCATAAAAATAGATTAGGTTTTCTAAGTATAGAAAACCTTAAATAAGAATTTCAGAAAATATAAGAGCTTTTGtgcattaaaaaataatatagtggtttttgtaaatatttgataaaaaaagattgggtttttatgagtttttttttttttaaactaattagaccatccgttatacccaccacataccacatatgtgGTGGGTGCCACATCAGCACCACATTCCATTACCACTAACATGGGATACTTACCACTAACACACCACTCCacatcattatttttatttttttttaattcaaaaatacaataaaataactttttttttaattcaaaaatacaataacattacttttttttttaatccaaaaattaaaataaaattacaatttttaaaagtaaaaagcatttatttttttaaaactattttttcattaattataaaaataaaataacaattttaaactACATTACTTAGTTAATCTagaaaacaaacattacattaataaGAAAACgaacaaacatacatataaaaatcCTAATCGTCGTTCATGCTATGTTGGTACAAATGTTCCGCGACATCTTCTCGAAGATTGAAACACATTTCATTGTTATGGATTTCGACAACTCGCTCCAAAAAAGCATTCGTTCCGGGTACGAActcctcaattggaacgacaacgTCGTTCGGATCATACGTGCAAATCGCTCGACCTTCATTttcaataatcatattatgcattaTAATACATGCTAGGACCATTCGCTTAATTCTTTCTTTATTCCAAAGTCGTGTAACATATTTCACTACATGCCATGTTTGCTTAAGGACTCCAAATGCCCTCTCGATATCCTTTCTCGCTGATTCCTGTTTTTTTGTAAACAATTTTGCTTTTTCACTTCGAGGAACTGAGTATGCCTTCATCAATGTAGAATAATCCGGGTATATCCCATCACCAAGGTAGTAACCATATTTGTACGCGTGCCCGTTTATCGTGAACGTCATATCAGGTGCTTTGCCGGTCCAAATATCGTTGAAAAGTGGAGACTGACCAAGAACATTAAGGTCGTTGTTGGACCCCGCTACTCCAAAAAAGGCATGCCATATCCACAAATCTTGAGATGCAACAGCTTCTAGGATGATAGTTGGTTCACCTATATCTCCTTGAGTGAACTGACCACGCCATGCAGTTGGACATTTTTCCCAAGCCACATGCGTACAATCTAGACTGCCAAGCATACCGGGAAATCCATGCCTCTCTTCATGAGCCGAATATAATCTCTCAATATCACGTTGAGTAGGTTTACGCAAATATTCTTCGTGAAAAACCTCATAAACACATGCAGAAAACCAATCTACACATTCAACCGCGGTCCTCTCGGATATTTTCAAGTATTCGTCAGATGCATCAAATGCTATACCGTATCCCAAATACCTAAGAGCAGCCGCACATTTTTGTATACTACTAAAACCCATTCTTCCTCTAGCGTcgggtttttgtttgaaaaaatcatAACGAGATTCTAAAGCATTACTAATACGTAAAAATATAGCCTTATTCAGACGAAAACGACGTTCGAACAAGTCGTCATTATAAAGACAATTATCGGTAAAGTAATCACGTACCAATAAGTCGTGTGCGGCTTGGCGATCACGATTGACGACCGTCCTTGTACGCGCTGCATTCGAACTTTCTTCGGCGTGAACGTGTTGCACAACATTAAAGAATGTCTCGACGAATTCTACGTCGTCATCCGAgtcaaaattttttaaaattttcatatttatcGAGGGATCCATAGGTGTAATTGAGTGTAgaatgtatatgtatgtgtatgtgttttggtATTGAGTTTTGTAATTGAGTTTTTATAgttgagtttgaaaaaaaaaaaaaaaaaaaaggaacggCCACAAAATAGCCGTTCAACGGCTCAAAATATTCGACCAATAGCAACCCTCGTTTCATTTCGTTGTCCCGAGCACATTTTGCAACGACCACGGTCGACCACGAATCACCGGGACGGTGTGCACGTCCGTGGTTCGTGGCCAACTAGACCACGGACGCATTCGTGATACCCACACCGGTTGGCCTTAGTTTTCTTATATTTAAGAGTCTCCGTGACCCTCGATATCAAAAGACTGGCCCGGTGATATCAAAGTCATCGATGGAAGTTGCTTTATGTCCAAACATTTTATTTACCCTTCATGTGGAGTTGCCCGGTTCAGGTGGGTATGATAGTGAGCACGTATCCTAGATACAAAAATCCAAATTATCTGCTACAatgctttaaaaaaaaaaaagaatattattttgtcatttttttttcatGTACCTCTCCGTGTTGTCAATTCCAATTCCCTCCCCAATCTTCAACTATCCTTTCGTTTTCAAGTGAATGATGtttatcatttaaaaaaaaaaatcaggatcATCAAAATAATATCACCAAGTTATACAAAATACCAACAAattaaagttgaaaataattatttaaacttTTGTTCCATCCATGGTTCAACTACGGAGCGCACCACAGTACAATGGTATTTGCTTATGGTCCaactattatttaatttattttgttatcGTAAATTCTATGATATATCATATGCATTATATATTTTTCTACATTGTCAAGAATGTATCCCAAGATTGAATATGGTCAAGGAAAATCTCGTGTATATGTATCTCGACCTTTTTTCCTAGTGGTCTTATATTGTCCAATACAATATGGGATGAAACAGAGTGATACAACGTATGAAGTAGGACTCTTCTTTTCAGTTGCAGTCAAAGGTCTATGTGATTCATATTGAGTTTGAAACATTTAGACTTGAACTCCAATAATTGCTCAAATTGTTTGAAGCAAACATTGGTCCACGGTTTGTCAAACATCGGAAAACACCAAACACCAACTTGACACATTCAGCAATCAACATAGTTACACCATTTAAAACTTCGTTACCACCGACTTGTACAAAATACCAAGTCAAAATAAATAGCGACGTTATTAAACTTTCTTATATATTCAAGTAAACCACAAGAAAGCAATTTGTCaatcaaatataaaataaatagtttttaaaaaatagaaaattaaagtGTGACATCACACTCTTTGACAAAATAAGTAAGATGGTGTCTCATACTCTTACCGGTATATATGGTTTTGATGTTGTCCTCAAAATAGTCTTTCTAAAACCATTTTTGTTCGCATTAATGATCTATTTGGATAAAACCTTGCACTCTAGTACTTGTTATGAGGATGTCCATTTGATGCAGTTAAGTTGAGGGAATTTTGGATAAATGTTATTTCCGACATTTTGTGAAACTTCCCCTAATTACAATTTGTGAAACTTCTCATAAAAACTATTTCTAACATTtagttatataaatattaaattttctatatattagttttttttactttttttgtttgatttaataaacattataaatattttttatttaatatataaatagtTCTTGttatctatgttttatctaaaatatttaaactacaatacatcattagatatttttattttttatttttatctaaaaatatttaaaatataaaaatatcattttatctacttttaatttttatgtaatattattttcaaaacgtatctttattttttttttcttagacATActtattttgataaaaaaatgatGTCTTATTATTTATGTAGCACAaaccttttaaacatataaaatatttttatttttctttagagAAAATGAATTGAATGGAATCAATGACATATTATTTATATGGTTAATTATTTTAGAATATGTAGCGGCTTAGGAGGAAAAAAAAAGGCTAAAATGATTATAAAGAATTAAATATTTTCTTAATAGCTAACGAACAAGTTttaattttgctttgaaaactttatgtatttattaatgaatatatttaaaatttgataaaactaaataattttattaaattaaatattaaaagttTATATCGAACCAATATAAAATTTACCGTATATTATTTAGATTTAACTTTTATTCAAACCAATTAAATTGAATTTTATTTGGTTGTGTTTCGGTTAAAATTTTTAAAGTCAATACAATTCATTGATTGTtagcttttatttttgatttgagACAACTACGTATTTATATTATAAAAccaaaacataaatatatttttacttttaaGTCAAAACAACATTCTTgtatttttataacaaaaataacaatatactattatttttataataacataatttttttataataatgcatcatattttttcataaaaataaatacagTTGTATAGGAAAATTAAAGATAAATCTTAAAAATTACATCACGTAAAAAATaagaattaataaaataatatctttatacttcaaatatttttagataaaaaaatagaaaataaaaatatttaatgatGTAATGTAGTTTGAATATAATAGATAAAGTTTACAtaacaaaaaatatttatatattaaataaactaTATTTACGTGATTTTTATAATGAAATTGCAACAAAAGAATAAAAACCACAAATAAAACTCAAAAAGGCATTAATCTTTTATGGTTATATTCTTTCATTaacatacaaaaaataaataaataaataaaacgtcATTCTTTAATGCCTTAATGCCTACCAAGAAGGGTATCTAATATCTATGGTCCTAGGTACTACAGAACCACAAAAATCACTACTCTTTGTGAAAGCATAAAAAATATACGTATTTCAAGGATTCAACACAGACattaaatcttttttttaaacctgaatggttatatataattagtccGTCTTATTGAATTCCAAGCACAAACAAGGTGTTTCTAGAATGTACATTACATGTATGGTAGCATTGATATTATAGCATAAACATAAAGAATAGACTAATACAATATTTCAATATCTAAAAAGATCCAACTATCGAATCAAACTAAGAAAGAAATACATTGGCGAATGGGATATCACTTAAAATCCCATAGTTCTTGAAACATTCTAAATCATTAATCATAATCTCCTTCCAAACCAATGTAGTTAATGATTCTGTGTCCTTAGGTGATGATGGATCTTTTTCCAACGAGGGGTTAGTTTGGACATTTGTAATAGTCAAAGGGTTGTCTAGTAAATTGTGATATATTTTAGAATCTTTACGATCAAGGACACCTCCATGGTGTGAGAAAGTGTTTGAAGGTGAGCATGTGTGATAGCCAAAATATGTGATGTGCAACATGTTTGTTTCATCTTCCAACTTTTGAACTTGTTTTAAAGCTTTGCACCCAAGAACATGTTTGTGTGTACATCTGAAGTAACATCTACAAAAGCAAAATATGAtagatttaaaattaaaaatatgttATAATGTCTTAAAGTATCATTTTAAAAATCGAtacaatatattaaaataattaaaaaggatTACTACCGTGGGAATTTCGAGTTGAGGATCTCTTTTTGACCATATTTTCTCCATGAATAACCATCTTCAATCGTACAACTAGTTTTGACCCTTGAATCTATGGTCCTATAAATTTTAATCAAGCAGGAACAAATTTGTTAACATAATAAATGCACGTTATAAAAGAGAAAATATTCTTAGCTAGCAACTAGGAGTTACTAACAAAGAGGTTTTGAGTTCTATTCTAGACATATATTAACCTGTCGTTCTAAAAAAAATACATCAAGTATTTGCATATTTGTAATCAAACTTGTATGTACCTCCTCTTGTAAGAACCTCTTCGTTTCCTTACTCCTAGCGTCAGGTCCTTCCCAGTTTCCTCGGAGCAAAATTTTGGTACCCAGTCAAGGGAGCAAGCCAACCCCATATGGGGACTCACCGGAACCCTACAAAACTTGCCGGTATGGAAAGAGTTCAATACTAAAAGGCTGTCGACGAAAGATTTCATTATTTCCATCATAATATTATCCACAGAAACTGACCCATCGTTATCAACTTTCCGGCGAAGTAAATTTTGCAGCATCTTTGCATAATTTCTTCCTCTAATTAGGATTTCAACCACTTTTTCCTTGCTTTCATCCATTCCAAATAAGATACTGCAATTGAGAAAGTTAGTTATGAAGAATGAGTTTAATGTAGTATGTGAACTCAGAGGATTAGACGTTTATTTATGGTGTGTATTATAGAGAGATATTGGGTCATGTAAGTCAGTGGCGGACCTTAGTGGAGTATTTGGGGTCCCGACCCACCGCTCAATTTCCAGCGcgtagtgtaatttttttttcctattaGGTGCACCGGCTTGAAGTACAGTCTGTGTCCACCACTGATGTAAGTCAACATAGAAAAAGCGTTGTAAAACAGGGGATTCTATACGCACATGTTAAAACCATTTGTAAAAAGTCAAAATCACCCatcaattaaataaaataaaataaatattaaaaatgtaATAATTATTTGTCAACAATAGATACTTAACGTTTTTATCACCTTTGAATTTTGATCCAAttgaatattttaattttatatgtatttatttttctttagatATCAATTTTTACGTCAGCCTCAATACTACTATTTTTGGGTTTTAACACTTATTCTGTGTATTTTACCTTTTATTAATTCATGTCATAatctttaaatattttttttttataataaaaaactaattgtgagacctatgtattaaatgactttatatatatatatatatatatatatatatatatatatatatatatatatatatatatatatatatataaagatcaaaatatttgagaactttgaatttataagaaaataagaaaaataatgagttattataatgaaaatgtatttttattttttaaatttaacaaataatttaaataaataaaagataataaTGAACTTTAATTAcggaaattttgaaattaaaaggtaagttaaTTAGTTAAATTGATGTCCAtctattactatatttattgtaattattatattaaaatattatgtggaactaaataaaatagaaaaactaataaaacgatttgtggaaaaaaaaattaattcaaaatatcaataaaatgacatttggcaaattaaataaaaatatgacAAGTggtaaaaaaactttcatttattaggtagAATAAGTTTGTTATAGATTAACCATattcttattttgtttttatacttACTTAGTCTTTGTATTAAACTTCAATTAGTTTTTAGACCGCATATTGTTATTGCAATCACACTTAATTTTTAATCTCTATGTAAGCAATTACTAAAattataattttagttattttagtggCACCTAGTCTTTTTTTTTCCATTATTAACGttaaaaaaacattatatatacACGATTACAATTACTTTTTACCAAACACACGtacaataaataaaaattataattttgatTTACCATCTTTGTTGTCAAAAGATGTAACATTCGATTCCAAGTATTTCTTGTTTGGTCCTTTAAGTTTGAAAATTTTGCGAAAATGGTCCCTCGTATGCTGAGTGTACGTTtgatacgcttagcgtacatgcgCGCTTGGAGTCGAGGAGCTTAACCACGTACGCTGAGTGTACGCGTATGTGGTGTACGCAGTGCATATGACAGCCAAGAATGAACTTTTAGATATTGTTACTATGTAATGGTTTTTGGAACAATTTAATGACTATAACTCttatctaaaaatgaaaaattttatcctTGTTTTTAGGCTGATACAAACAAACTCATattaaaaattaaagttttcatttGCCTAATTTTTAATCTCAATAGTTTTCATTTAACATCATTTTGAATTACAAATTTCATTTACCAACGTTTGTTACAATAAACATAGTCGTTTTTGCGTAAAGAATGAACAAGTACACCATAGATGTTAGTGAAAAATAAGGCTCCTATAATTACACATAATAATTTACATAATCAAGGAATCATACACACAATAATTTATATAACGAATAAATCGTTTGAAGAGAGAAACCAAAAGACATGTATAGACACAATATTTCTAAaaaactttttattttgtttttttatttataaatgtgaAATGCTTGATTTTATAGTGTCATGCATTGTGATTTGTACGTCTTAGTCCAATAGTCTTAATTTTAAGACATAGGTATACTGAGCGACTTGTAAATTATTTgacatttataatatatatatatatatatatatatatatatatatatagagagagagagagagagagagagagaaaagtgaatatacattacagtctcacctaagcttaggtattaAACCTCATAAAACTACGTCATTTTATTAGCTAAAGATTACAATTAGGGGATTCATGATTAACACTATATATTGTAGATTCAATACTGAAGAAATAATTTTGATAGGAAAGCTTAATTATCTTTGACCTTCGTGATGGTGGAAAACAGTAATGTTCACTGATGTGAAATAATAACGATAATAGTGGAAAGAAAACACGGATGGTTAAACGATAATAGAGGAAAGAAATGCAATGAGGAATTGTATATTTACCAAATGAAAACTGGACCGGTTATATTTACTAAGATAAACTGCATAATTTAGAGGTTTAATACCTAAACTTAGATGGCGTTGTAATATATATTCCTTatccccctatatatatatatatatatatatatatatatatatatatatatatatatatatatatatatatatatatatatatatatatatatatatatatatatatatatatatcacaggtCCATTGATTATTTCTATATTTCGCATTCACCTTTACGAATGAACTAATTTCCATTGATTAACTCATGCTATAATTTATCTTCTACTGTCGTTTAAGGTGATATTTCCATTTTGTCTGCAGATATTCTCGGTCTCTTCTGTGTGCGTCGTGCAGACCACATGCATACATTCGACTTCACATACTGTTTCtttttttgaaaaacgcagaCCTAAAAAGGTCTGCGTGTCCTCTTCTTGACACGGATGTGGACCAGaatcttcagacatcttctagcctaaaaaacacATACatctttgtttgttttttttttaatttagatttattccaactttatctctgataaatagtttggaaaaaaaaaaagttacaatacttAAAGAAATTGACGACACAATCATGACCTTTGTGACAAATTTATAAACAAAGATTACAATAATGatcgttgaagttgtttatatagatATGAAAAAAATCCTAATATTGTTTTATCGTTTttgtgccaaattttataaaaaattatttaatatgGTATCATTCTTTTCTTGGAAAAAATATTTATGCAtagtttttaattgatttaattgaaaatttaaaaatgaaaatattgaaaattttcgtttaaaatcaaagtttatttccATTCATTTTATATGTTAAATTATTTTATccctaattataatgtttaggtataacactgCAACCAAAGTTTGctagtttttatcaaatatatacgttaatttgtATCTGAAACACCCAAAATATACGGTCCATAATTTTCGTTTTAAATCATTATAAAACCATAGAAATCCAATCACCCCATAAAAACATAACTGGTAATATCTCAAAACATAATTTCAAAACACTGTATCCAAAtcacatatcaaaatatcagagtaaattcTCCTAGGCTAAGCACTATGGTGTGTGCAatacagtcatcccgagctctttcatttgctaccaaaagtacctgaaacgaaaactgaaaactataagcacgaagcttagtaagtctccccaaactaccacataccatacacatatcatataatatgcaactaggagatacaggcccccgcccacactcgaccAACTATGAGAtgcgggccttgcccacactcaactacctatgagatacgggcctcgcccacactcagatggctatgagatacgggcctcgcccatactcAGCTGGCTAGGAAGTATGAGCCTCGCCCACGCTCCGCTATTTGGAGGATACGCGCCCCCACCCACACCCCACTATCTAAataaacatacaaatatcacgcAAACAAAAAATATACCATAATCTACCAATTAATAAACATACTCAGATAACACTAAGATACGGTGGTCcctgcccacacttagctactaatcgTAAACAATTCTAAGATacaggccctgcccacacttagttactaatcataaacaattctatgatatgggccctgcccacacttagctactaatcataAACAATTCTAAGATACGGTCCcagcccacacttagctactctaCACAGGCCGACAttcgtgccttcgacccgttcctactcaaggaaactcacctcgtaagctagttGTGAAGTCTTGTATGAGGAATCTCTGAAGGCTGCTCTAACGACTCCCCggctatcattatcacaataataCTTAGTTAATATCTAAAAtctttcttagggtaaaatgactactttacccATGATCAAAGTCAAcgttctggtcaaagtcaacattctgggttgacccaactcgtcgaattGACccattaactcgccgagttctataaaCCAGAAGTCTTGAAAttgtgatccaactcgtcgagtcatccccctgacttgccgagttccctcGCTACTTATAGTCGCGATAAAACaagtcaactcgttgagtccctcctcagactcgtcgagttctacctggTACAGAATCGGGACaaaacgactcaactcgtcgagttcctctatggactcgacgagttcctcagtCTGTTTAGGCTTTCTTATAGGATTAAGCCCCTACTCTTCAAATCTAAGTGTCTTATCTCCCATGCATACTGAAAacatccttttaagggtaaagtttccaactttacccgttaatactTCTATttcatgggtttagctcaaaccctaaccctttaGGACCTAGATCTTGATTCACAACCATTCATACTCCAAACTAAGGCATATTCACTGAGATCTAAACCCTAAGCACTCCATGAACACGTAAAGTTCCTGACTTTCctcccatgcatggccttttgaagTGTTAAAAGGCTTAAATAACAACTTATAGCTTGCAAGgggcttccatggccataaagtttgtgtaacatcccaaaattcaagactaaaaatttcttttaataaatcattacttaaagcaaaatcatcaatccaaaacataatcagagtattaacttccaaaaacacatgttcgttatcagagtcaaacattcccaggctgtttaatctatggtgtgtgccatgtgatcaccccgagttcttccctccgctaccggaagtacctaaaatcaaaactgaaaaccgtaagcacgaagcttagtgagttccccaccctattacataccatgcataaccacatactgcacatactgggccacgcccgctattctgggcctcgcccctacctcgggcctcgcccgctacaacggccctgccgctccaggcctcgcctggcttcgagccccgctcagatACAGATCTgcttcacttaggcctcgcctgtcactgggcctcgcccgccaacatataatagcacatacacatatcacatcacataagctaaacatatactaacggatcctgtcctaaggcctcgcccttgtcctgctactgatgagtcatagaaacccgtccatgctcctactgatagtgacgggcccagcccacactcactcttttcctaacttgggcctcgcccctaatctgctgctaatgagatgtggaacaccatccacactctgctattggtgagatacgggacctcgcccacactcacctccctaccaggcacatacaagtatcacacaaacaacaagtataaactatcatataaaccattccttgggcacccgcccgctatcattggacctcgtcctaaatatcatactagcacactatgcctagggctaaccgccaggtcttctactcataactacatgggccggcattgtggccttagacccattcacacaaagggaaactcacctgcacttgctgaaccTGCTGATAGCCCCTCAAGCTGTtacccgacaactctctgaactcctgctccactagccccccgagctaccaatgtcaaagcaacacttagtctaattgtcccccaaaagtcaactaagtcaactctagtcaaaggcaaagtcctggtcaaagtcaaccttccaggtcaaccctactcgtcgagtctgcctactgactcgccgagttcattagctcagaatcctttcatccgcgactcgactcaccgagtcagcccctgactcgccaagtctatcgatttccgagtcct containing:
- the LOC111883782 gene encoding probable WRKY transcription factor 70 gives rise to the protein MDESKEKVVEILIRGRNYAKMLQNLLRRKVDNDGVPVSPHMGLACSLDWVPKFCSEETGKDLTLGVRKRRGSYKRRTIDSRVKTSCTIEDGYSWRKYGQKEILNSKFPRCYFRCTHKHVLGCKALKQVQKLEDETNMLHITYFGYHTCSPSNTFSHHGGVLDRKDSKIYHNLLDNPLTITNVQTNPSLEKDPSSPKDTESLTTLVWKEIMINDLECFKNYGILSDIPFANVFLS
- the LOC111883881 gene encoding uncharacterized protein LOC111883881 — its product is MDPSINMKILKNFDSDDDVEFVETFFNVVQHVHAEESSNAARTRTVVNRDRQAAHDLLVRDYFTDNCLYNDDLFERRFRLNKAIFLRISNALESRYDFFKQKPDARGRMGFSSIQKCAAALRYLGYGIAFDASDEYLKISERTAVECVDWFSACVYEVFHEEYLRKPTQRDIERLYSAHEERHGFPGMLGSLDCTHVAWEKCPTAWRGQFTQGDIGEPTIILEAVASQDLWIWHAFFGVAGSNNDLNVLGQSPLFNDIWTGKAPDMTFTINGHAYKYGYYLGDGIYPDYSTLMKAYSVPRSEKAKLFTKKQESARKDIERAFGVLKQTWHVVKYVTRLWNKERIKRMVLACIIMHNMIIENEGRAICTYDPNDVVVPIEEFVPGTNAFLERVVEIHNNEMCFNLREDVAEHLYQHSMNDD